CTCAGCTCGCCGTGCGACTCCAGCAGCTCGGCCTGCAGGTCCTGGCCGACGGTCATGCCGTCCGCGGCGAGGGACCGGCCGCTGCGGTCCCGGTACACGACCGCCTGGTTGAGCAGCAGGTCGGTGCCTATGCGCGCGTCCGTCAGCCGCACCCCGTTCTGGAAGCGGCAGCGCGGCAGGTGCAGGTCGCCCTCGGTGTGCACCCGGGCCGCCTCCAGGCGCGGCACCGAGCAGTCCACCAGGCGCACGGTCGTGAAGCGGGCCTCCGGCAGCACGATCTCCGCGTCGAAGCGGCAGCCGTGCATCTCGACGTACGGGGTGACCGTGCCGCCCGCCAGGTCCAGCGAGCCCAGCACCCGCACCCCGACGATTTTCAGCGCGGGCACCCGGCCCGCGAGCGCGGGCGGCCCGTCCAGCAGCAGCCAGCAGATGATGCGCGCCCTGACGCTCCGCTCGGGTCCCCAGGGGTGCCCGCCGTGCGGATCGTCCACGACGGCGTCGCCGCTGCTCAGGTCGTACACACTGCCGTTGCGGAAGGCCTGCCACATGCCGGCCTCGGCCGCGGTCAGGTCGTCCGGCAGGTCTCCGGCGTCCGCGCCGGCTCCCTCGGTCACCGCTGTTCCTTCTTCCTCGGCTACTCGCCAGTCACGTCGTCCTACACCTTTCATGCCCGCTCGGTGACCCCGCGTACACAAGGGGTGAACGGGATCTTCCGGGTTTCGGCCAGGCTGTGTACCGGCCGCTGTCCCGTGTTCTGTATCAGCCATTGATACGCGCGGACGGCTCGCGACGCCGGTCTGAGAGAATTGGAACCGTGATCTCCCGAATCGATCTGCGCGGCGACGCCCTCCCCGAGGGCCCCGCCCTGCGCGACCTGCTGCCCCGAGCCGACTTCGACGTTCAGGCCGCCCTGGAGAAGGTGCGTCCGATCTGCGAAGCCGTGCGTCATCGCGGCGACGCGGCGCTGATCGACTTCGCCGAGAGGTTCGACGGAGTACGGCTGGAATCCGTCCGTGTCCCGGCCGAGGCGCTCGCCGACGCCCTGCGGGCCCTGGACCCGGACGTGCGCGCCGCCCTGGAGGAGTCCGTCCGGCGGGCCCGCCTGGTCCACCGCGCACAGCGCCGGACCGCGCACACCACCCAGGTCGTGCCCGGCGGGTCGGTGACCGAGAAGTGGGTGCCGGTCGACCGCGTCGGCCTGTACGCGCCCGGCGGACGCTCGGTCTACCCCTCATCCGTGATCATGAACGCGGTGCCCGCCCAGGAGGCCGGCGTCGCGTCCATCGCGCTCGCCTCCCCGCCCCAGGCCGAGTTCGGCGGACTGCCGCACCCGACGATCCTCGCCGCGTGCGCGCTGCTCGGCGTGGACGAGGTCTACGCGGCCGGCGGCGCCACCGCCGTCGCGATGTTCGCGTACGGCACCGAGTCCTGCCCGCCCGCCACCATGGTGACCGGCCCCGGCAACATCTGGGTCGCCGCCGCCAAGCGCTTCTTCACCGGCCGGATCGGCATCGACGCGGAGGCCGGCCCCACCGAGATCGCGATCCTCGCGGACCACACCGCCGACCCGGTGCACGTGGCCTCGGACCTGATCAGCCAGGCCGAGCACGACCCGCTCGCGGCGGCCGTGCTGGTCACCGACTCCACCGAGCTGGCGGACGCGGTCGAGAAGGAGCTGGAGCCGCAGGTCGTGGCCACCAGGCACGTCGAGGACCGGATCCGCCCGGCGCTGGCGGGCCGGCAGTCCGCGATCGTCCTCGTGGACGGCGTCGAGGAGGGCCTGCGGGTGGTCGACGCCTACGGCGCCGAGCACCTGGAGATCCAGACCGCCGACGCCGCCGGGGTCGCCGACCGGGTCAGGAACGCCGGCGCGATCTTCATCGGCCCCTGGGCCCCGGTCTCGCTCGGCGACTACGCGGCCGGGTCCAACCACGTCCTGCCCACCGGCGGCTGCGCCTGCCACTCCTCCGGCCTGTCCGTCCAGTCCTTCCTGCGCGGCATCCACGTCGTGGACTACACCAAGGACGCCCTGGCCGAGGTCGCGCACCACGTGGTGACGCTGGCGGAGGCGGAGGACCTGCCCGCGCACGGCGCGGCGATCAAGGCCCGGTTCGACTGGAAGGTTCCCGAGGGCAAGTGACCGGCATCGACGAACTCCCCGTCCGGGACGAGCTGCGCGGCAAGTCCCCCTACGGCGCGCCCCAGCTGGACGTGCCCGTACGGCTGAACACCAACGAGAACCCCTACCCGCTGCCCGAGCCGCTGGTCGACCGGATCGCGGAGCGGGTGCGCAGGGCCGCCCGCGACCTGAACCGCTACCCCGACCGGGACGCGGTGCAACTGCGCACGGAGCTGGCCGGGTACCTGACGAGGACCGGCGGCCACCCGCTCGGCGTCGGGAACGTCTGGGCCGCCAACGGCTCCAACGAGGTCATCCAGCAGCTGCTGCAGGCCTTCGGCGGACCCGGCCGCACGGCGATCGGCTTCGAGCCGTCGTACTCGATGCACGCGCTCATCGCCCGCGGCACCGGCACCGGCTGGCTCTCGGGCCCCCGCAACGAGGACTTCACCATCGACCTCGCCGCCGCCGAGCGGGCCATCGCCGAGCACCGCCCGGACGTCGTGTTCATCACCACCCCCAACAACCCCACGGGCAACGCGGTTCCGCCCGGCACCGTCCTCGCGCTGTACGACGCCGCGCAGGCGGCCAAGCCGTCGATGGTGATCGTGGACGAGGCCTACGTCGAGTTCAGCCACGGCGACTCGCTGCTGCCGCTGCTGGCGGGCCGCCCGCACCTCGTCGTCTCGCGGACCATGTCGAAGGCCTTCGGCGCGGCCGGCCTGCGCCTGGGCTACCTCGCCGCCGACCCGGCGGTCGTGGACGCCGTCCAGCTCGTCCGGCTGCCGTACCACCTCTCGTCCATCACCCAGGCCACCGCCCTGGCCGCGCTGGAGCACACCGACACCCTGCTCGCCTACGTCGAGCAGCTGAAGGCGGAGCGGGACCGGCTCGTCGCCGAACTGCGCGCCATCGGCTACGAGGTCACCGAGTCCGACGCGAACTTCGTGCAGTTCGGCCGGTTCGCCGACGCCCACGACGCCTGGCGGAGGATCCTCGACCGGGGCGTCCTGGTCCGCGACAACGGCGTACCGGGCCGGCTGCGGGTGTCCGCCGGCACCCCGGAGGAGAACGACGCGTTCCTCGACGCGGTGAACCAGTTGAAGAAGGAGCTTGAGGCATGAGCCGCGTAGGACGCGTGGAGCGCACCACCAAGGAGACCTCGGTCCTGGTCGAGATCGGCCTCGACGGCACCGGGAGGACCGACATCGCCACCGGCGTCGGCTTCTGGGACCACATGCTGGACCAGCTCGGCCGGCACGGCCTGTTCGACCTGACCGTGAAGACCGACGGCGACCTGCACATCGACTCCCACCACACCATCGAGGACACCGCCCTCGCGCTCGGCGCCGCCTTCAGGCAGGCGCTCGGCGACAAGGTGGGCATCTACCGCTTCGGCAACTGCACGGTCCCGCTGGACGAGTCCCTCGCCCAGGTCACCGTCGACCTGTCCGGCCGCCCCTACCTCGTGCACACCGAGCCCGAGAACATGGCGCCCATGATCGGCGAGTACGACACCACGATGACCCGGCACGTCCTGGAGTCCTTCGTCGCCCAGGCGCAGATCGCACTGCACGTGCACGTGCCCTACGGGCGCAACGCGCACCACATCGTGGAGTGCCAGTTCAAGGCCCTCGCCCGGGCGCTGCGCTACGCCAGCGAGCGCGACCCGCGCGCGGCCGGCATCCTCCCGTCGACGAAGGGCGCCCTGTAACCCCATGAACGGCCTGTCCACCGTCCTGATCGTCGTCGGCCTCTTCCTGGTCGGCGGCATCGTCTCCTTCGTCAAGCAGAAGATGCCCACGAGCCTCGTCGTGCTGCTCTCCATCGGAGCGGCGATGTGCCTCGTCGCGGGCGTCGTACGGCTGGAGGTGTGGAATTGAGCACCGCGCCCAAGAAGGTCGTCGTCTTCGACTACGGCTTCGGCAACGTCCGCTCCGCCGAGCGCGCCCTCGCGAGGGTGGGAGCCGACGTGGAGATCACCCGCGACTTCGACACGGCGATGAACGCCGACGGCCTGCTGGTGCCGGGCGTCGGCGCCTTCGCCGCCTGCATGCGGGGCCTGCGCGCCGCCCGCGGCGACTGGCTGGTCGACCGGCGGCTGGCCGGCGGCCGGCCGGTGATGGGCATCTGCGTCGGCATGCAGATCCTGTTCGCCCGCGGCATCGAGCACGGCGAGGAGGCCGAGGGCCTGGACGAGTGGCCCGGCACGGTCGGGCCGCTCCAGGCCGGCGTCGTGCCCCACATGGGCTGGAACACCGTCGACGCCCCGGCCGGCTCCCGGCTGTTCGCCGGCCTCGACGCGGACGCCCGCTTCTACTTCGTGCACTCCTACGCCGTCCACGACTGGAGCCTGGAGAGCCACAACCCGGTGATCGAGGCGCCCAGGGTCACCTGGTCCACGCACGGCAAGCCCTTCGTGGCCGCCGTGGAGAACGGCGCCCTGTGGGCCACCCAGTTCCACCCCGAGAAGTCCGGCGACGCCGGAGCCCAGCTCCTCACCAACTGGATCGGAACCCTGTAGAACATGGCCAAGCTCGAACTCCTCCCCGCCGTCGACGTCCGCGACGGGCAGGCCGTCCGCCTCGTGCACGGCGAGTCCGGGACCGAGACCTCCTACGGCTCCCCGCTGGAGGCCGCCCTCGCCTGGCAGCGCTCGGGCGCCGAGTGGCTCCACCTGGTCGACCTGGACGCCGCCTTCGGCACGGGGGACAACCGCGACCTGATCGCGGAGGTCACCGGGGCGATGGACATCAAGGTGGAGCTGTCCGGCGGCATCCGCGACGACGACACCCTCGCCGCCGCCCTCGCCACCGGCTGCACCCGGGTCAACCTCGGCACCGCCGCCCTGGAGACCCCCGAGTGGGTCGCCGGGGTCATCGCCGAGCACGGCGACCGGATCGCGGTCGGCCTCGACGTGCGCGGCACCACCCTGCGCGGGCGCGGCTGGACCCGTGACGGCGGCGACCTCTACGAGACGCTGGAGCGCCTCGACAAGGAGGGCTGCGCCCGCTACGTCGTCACCGACATCGCCAAGGACGGCACCCTCCAGGGCCCCAACCTGGAACTGCTGCGCAACGTGTGCGCCGCCACGGACCGTCCGGTCGTGGCCTCCGGCGGCGTGTCGTCGCTGGACGACCTGCGGGCCATCGCCGAACTGGTGCCCCTCGGTGTCGAGGGCTCCATCGTCGGGAAGGCCCTGTACGCGAAGGCGTTCACGCTGGAAGAGGCACTGGAGGCGGTAGCCAAGTGAGTGACGTACGACGCGTGAGGTCGGGCGCGCCCTGGGAAGAGGAGTTCGGCTACTGCCGGGCGGTGGAGCTGCCCAACGGCCTGGTACTGGTCTCGGGCTGCACGTCCGTCGTGGACGGGCAGATCGCCGGGGGCGGCCCCTACGAGCAGGCGGTCAACTCCTTCAACGTCGCCCTGGCCGCACTGGAACAGGTGGGGCTCGGCCGCGAGGACGTGGTGCGCACGCGCATGTACATCACGCACGCCCGGGACGTGGAGGAGGTCGGCCGGGCCCACAAGGAGCTGTTCGACTCCGTCCGCCCGGCCGCCTCGATGATCATCGTCTCCGGCTTCGTGGACCCCAGCCTGGTCGTCGAGGTCGAGGTGGAGGCGTACCGGGGAGGCCCCGCATGACCCTGGCGGTGCGCGTCATCCCCTGCCTGGACGTGGACGGCGGCCGGGTGGTCAAGGGCGTCAACTTCCAGAACCTGCGCGACGCGGGCGACCCCGTCGAGATGGCCAAGGTGTACGACGCCGAGGGTGCCGACGAGCTGACGTTCCTGGACATCACCGCCTCCTCGGGCGACCGGGAGACCACCTACGACGTGGTGCGCCGCACCGCCGAGCAGGTGTTCATCCCACTGACCGTCGGCGGCGGCGTGCGCACGGCCGGGGACGTGGACAAGCTGCTGCGGGCGGGCGCCGACAAGGTCGGTGTGAACACCGCGGCCATCGCCCGGCCGGAGCTGATCCGGGAGATCGCGGAGCGCTTCGGCAGCCAGGTGCTGGTCCTCTCCGTGGACGCCCGCCGCACGGAGTCGGGCTCCTTCGAGGTCACCACCCACGGCGGCCGCAGGGGCACCGGCATCGACGCCGTCGAGTGGGCGCACCGGGCCGCCGAGCTGGGCGCCGGGGAGATCCTGCTGAACTCCATGGACGCGGACGGCACCAAGGACGGCTACGACCTGGAGATGATCGCGGCCGTCCGCAAGCACGTGACGGTCCCGGTGATCGCCTCCGGCGGCGCGGGCGGGCTCGGCGACTTCCCGCCGGCCGTCGAGGCGGGCGCGGACGCGGTGCTGGCCGCCTCCGTCTTCCACTTCGGCGACCTGTGCATCGGTGAGGTGAAGCAGACCCTGCGGGAGGCGGGCCACCCCGTGCGGTGACCCCGCCCCGGCCGGGACCGGGGAGGAACCGCGCGGCGTCCCCGCGCGGCTCCTCCCCGGTCTCCGCGCGAGCGTCCGGCCCGGAGCGGAGCACCGGGTGGGACGCCGCCCCCGACAGCGCGTCCCGGCCGCATCCGGCTGCATCCGGCCGTACCCGGACCGGGCCATCCGCGTGCCGCACCCGGCCGCCCCGGCCGGCAAGCACGACGCGGGCCGGACCGTCCGAGCCGCCGGTGAACCGGGCGCGAGCACGTCGCGCCGCGCGTGCCCGGCCTCCCGCCTCCGCGTCCGAAGGACCCGCCACCCGTGACCGACACGCTCGCCCCCCAGACCCCCGCCGCCGGGGAGCGCCCCGCCCACCGCGACCCCAACGTGCTGCGCTGGCTCGGTGCCTACGCCTCCTCGATGCTCGGCGACAGCGTCTACCACCTCGCCCTGTCCTGGGCCGCCGTCCAGGCCGGGACACCCGCCCGGGCCGGGGCCGTGATCGCGGCCAGCGCCCTGCCCAGGGCCCTCCTGATGCTCGGCGGGGGAGTCGTCGCCGACCGGCTGGGCCCGCGCCGCGTCGTCATCGGCAGCGACGCCGTGCGCTGCGCGGCCGTCCTCGCCGTCGCCGCCCTGCTCCACGTCACCCGCCCCGGGCTGTGGCCGCTCGCCCTGCTGGCCCTGGTCTTCGGCACCGTCGACGCCGTGTTCCTGCCCGCCGTGGGCGCCCTGCCGGCCCGGATCACCGGCAGGGGACAGCTCGCCCGGGTGCAGGGCATGCGCGGCCTCGCCATCCGCTGCGCCGGCGTGCTCGGCGCCCCGCTGGGCGGACTCGGCGTGGCCGCCGGCGGCGCACCGGCCGCCTTCGCCCTCGCCGGGCTGCTGATCGCCGTCTCCGTGCCGCTGCTGGTCTCCCTGCGCATCCGGGCACTGCCCGCCGAGGAGGGGGCCGGCGGCCGGACCGGCGACGGGACCGAGGAGGGGACCGGTGGCCGGGCCGGCGGCGGACGCCCCGGCGTGCGCTCCGACCTCGTGGCCGGACTGCGCCACATCCGCGGCCACCGCGTCCTCGCCCCGCTGATGCTCACCATCGCCCTCGGCGACATCGGCTTCGTCGGCCCGCTCAACGTCGGCCTGACCCTGCTCGCCGACCGCCGCGGCTGGGGCGCCTCCGGCATGGGCTGGGTGCTCGCCGGATTCGGCGTCGGCGCCGGCGCGGCCTCCCTGCTGATCACGGTGCGCGGACGGCTCCCGCACGCCGGCCGCGCCGCCGGGTGGGCCATCCTCGCCGGCTCCGTCGCGATCGGCGCCCTCGGCCACGTCCCGGCCCTCGCCGGCGCCGTGGCCGTGGCCGTGCTCGTCGGACTGTTCACCGGGCTCAGCGGCGCCCTGTGCGGGGCCCTGCTGCAGACCCAGGCCGATCCCGCCTGCCTCGGCCGGGTCACCGCCGTCGCCGGCCTGGTCAGCCTGGGGCTGGCCCCGCTGAGCATGCCGTTCGCGGCCGCCGCGATCGGCGCCTGGGGCCTCGGCCCGGTGTTCGTCGCCAGCGCGGCCGTCTGCGGACTCGGCGGAGCCGTCGCCCTGTGCGCACCGGACCTGCGGCGCGCCGAACTCCCCGGCTGACGTTCACCCCACCGGCTGGGTGAGCTGCACCAGATTGCCGACCGTGTCGTCGAACACCGCCGCCAGCACCGGCCCCTGGTCCCGCGGCGGATGCGTGAACCGGACACCGAGGCCGCGCAGCCGCTCGTACTCCGCGCGCAGGTCGTCCACCGAGAAGACGATGCACGGGATCCCCGCCTCGTACAGCGCCGTGCGGTACGGCTCCGCGACGGGCCCCCCGCCGGGCTCCAGCAGCAGCTGCAGCTCCCGCTGGGCCCCCTCGGGCGCCCCGACCGTGACGAACGGCGCGCCGTCGCCCGGGTCCACGTGCAGCCGGGTCTCGAAACCGAGGACGCCGGTGTAGAAGGCGTGCGCCCGCGCCACGTCGTCGACGTACACACTGGTCATCGCGACCCTGATCACGACGGCGCCTCCCCGGGGTCCGGTCCGCTCAGATCCCCAGCTCCCCGGACTCGTGCAACCGGGTGACCGCCTCCGCGTCGCCGTCCAGCTCCACCTTCGCCGCGCCCTGCCGCCCGTAGGTGAACAGCAGCAGCTCCGAGGGCTCCCCGGTCGCCGTGACCACCGGGACGCCCCGGTGCGCCACCACCGTCCGGCCGTCCGGGCGGCGCAGCACCAGCCCCGTCGGCGCCTTCCGGCCCATCAGCCGCGCGGTGCGCTCCAGACGCGACCACAGCGTGTCCTGGAACACCTGGTCCAGTTCGCGCGGGGTCCAGTCCGGCTGGGCCCGGCGGACGTCCTCGGCGTGCACGTAGAACTCGACGGTGTTGGCGGCCTCGTCGACCTGCTTGAGCCTGAAGGGCGAGAAGCGCGGCGGACCCGTGCGGATCAACTGGACCAGCTCCTCGTACGGCTTCGCGCCGTACTCGGCCATCACCTTCTCCAGGCGCGGCGCGAGCTGCTTGATCAGGGTGCCCCCGGCCGCGTCCGGACGGCGCTCGCGCACCACCAGGTGCGCGGCCAGGTCGCGCGTCCGCCAGCCGGCGCACAGGGTCAAGGCGTCCGGACCGGCGGTTTCCAAGAGATCGGCGAGCAGGAGCCGTTCACGCTTGGCGAAGGTCGACATGCAGCCAGCCTACGACCGCGCGCGGGGTACGCCCACCCGTCGCCCCGCGGCGCGCCGCGATGACCATCCCGTGGACACGCCGCCGGGTTCCCCGCTCCGGGCGGCACAATGACCCCATGACCGGCACGCCCCCGCCCAGCAGCCTCGCCCCCGACATCGCCGCGCGCCTGAAGCGCAGCGCCGACGGACTCCTGCCCGCCATCGCCCAGCAGTACGACACCGGTGAGGTGCTGATGCTCGGCTGGATGGACGACGAGGCGCTGCACCGCACGCTCACCACCGGCCGCTGCACCTACTGGTCCCGCAGCCGCGGGGAGTACTGGGCCAAGGGCGACACCTCGGGCCACGTCCAGTGGGTGAAGTCGGTCGCCCTGGACTGCGACGCCGACACCGTGCTGGTCAAGGTCGACCAGGTGGGCGCCGCCTGCCACACCGGCGCGCGCACCTGCTTCGACGAGGACGTGCTGCTGAAGGACACCGGTTCGGGCCCCGCGCCCTCGGATCAGTAAGGTCTGCCGCCATGGACCTCGAGACCTTCCGCAAGCTCGCCACCGACCGGCGCGTCATCCCGGTCACGCGAAAGCTCCTCGCCGACGGCGACACCCCGGTCGCGCTCTACCGCAAGCTCGCCGCCGAGCGCCCCGGCACCTTCCTGCTGGAGTCCGCGGAGAACGGCCGGTCCTGGTCCCGCTACTCCTTCGTCGGCGTCCGGTCCGCCGGCACGCTGACGGAACGCGACGGCCGGGCCCACTGGCTCGGCACCCCGCCCGTCGGCGTCCCCGTGGACGGCGACCCCCTCGCCGTCCTGCGCGCCACCCTCCAGGCCCTGCACACCCCGCACCAGGAGGGCCTGCCGCCCTTCACCGGCGGCATGGTCGGTTACCTGGGCTACGACATCGTCCGCCGCCTGGAGAAGATCGGCCCCGGCGAGCGCGACGACCTGCGGCTGCCCGAGCTGACCATGCTCCTGACCAGCGACCTCGCCGTGATGGACCACTGGGAGGGCTCGGTCCTGCTGATCGCCAACGCGATCAACCACAACCACCTGGACACCGGTGTCGACGAGGCCTACGAGGACGCCGTGGCCCGCCTCGACGCCATGGAGGCCGACCTCGGCCGGGCCGTGCCCCAGCCCCCGGCCGTCCTGCCGCCCTCCGAACTGCCCGAGTACACCGCCCGGTGGGGCGGTCCCGACTTCCGGGCGGCCGTCGAGGACGTCAAGGAGCGCATCCGCGCCGGCGAGGCCTTCCAGGTCGTCCCCTCCCAGCGCTTCGAGACGCCGTGCACGGCCAGCGCGCTGGACGTCTACCGGGTCCTGCGGGCCACCAACCCGTCCCCCTACATGTACCTGTTCCGCTTCGACGGCTTCGACGTCGTCGGCTCCTCCCCGGAGGCGCTGGTGAAGGTCGAGGACGGGCGCGCGATGGTCCACCCCATCGCCGGCACCCGGCACCGCGGGGCCACCCCGCAGGAGGACCAGGCCCTCGCCGACGAACTGCTCGCCGATCCCAAGGAGCGCGCCGAGCACCTGATGCTGGTCGACCTCGGCCGCAACGACCTCGGCCGGGTGTGCGAGCCGGGCTCGGTGGAGGTCGTGGACTTCATGTCCATCGAGCGGTACTCGCACGTCATGCACATCGTCTCGACGGTCACCGGCAGGGTCGCCGAGGGCCGCACCGCCTTCGACGTGCTCACCGCGTGCTTCCCCGCGGGCACCCTCTCCGGCGCCCCCAAGCCCCGCGCCATGCAGATCATCGACGAGTTGGAACCGTCCCGGCGCGGCCTGTACGGCGGCTGCGTCGGCTACCTGGACTTCGCCGGCGACTCCGACACCGCCATCGCGATCCGCACCGCCCTGCTCCGGGACGGCACCGCCCACGTGCAGGCCGGCGCGGGGGTCGTCGCCGACTCCGACCCGGTCGCCGAGGACCAGGAGTGCCGCAACAAGGCCGCCGCGGTGCTGCGGGCGGTGCACACGGCCAACCGCCTGGGCACGCAGGGCGCGGGAGCGGGCCGCTCCGCACGCAACCCCGGGTGACGCACCGCCCGGGGTCCAGGCGATAGTGGAGTACGTGACTGCCGTACCTCACTCCCGTTCCGAAGCCGCCGCGCCCGTCCGCTCCGGCCGGCGCAGCCTCGCCACCGCCCTGCTGTGCGGTGCGCTCGGCGCGGCCGTCGCGCTGCTGTCGACCCGCCAGCGCTGGTCGGAGGGCACCGCGACGGTGGCCGGCGGCACGTTTCCGCTGACCGCCAGGGGCAGCGACGTCACCGGCGTCCCCGCGGCCCTCGCCGTGGTGGGCCTCGCGGCGCTCGTCGCCGTCTTCGCCGTGCGCAGGGCCGGCCGCCTCGCCGTCGCCGGGCTGCTCGCCCTGTCCGGCGCCGGTATCGCCGCCGCCGCCCTCGCCGGCGTCTCCGACAGCTCCGCGCTGGACGGGAAGGCCGCCGAGGCCACCGGCGACACCTCGGCCACGGTCGCCGCCCTCAGCCACACCGGCTGGCCCTACGTGGCGGCCGCCGGCGGCCTCCTCCTGCTGCTCGCCGGGCTGCTCGCGCTGCGCTACGGCCGCCTGTGGCCCGCCATGTCCGGCCGCTACGAGCGCGGCACCGACCGCCCGCGCCGCACGGCCCGCCCGGCCGACCCCGAGCGCCCCGAGGAGATGTGGAAGGCGCTGGACCGCGGCGAGGACCCCACCTGCACCTGAGCGCGCCGCGGGGTGTGGCGAACCAGACGCCACCCCCGCGTCCGGCGCGCGCACGCGTACGGGACAATGAGACGAGAACGTCCGGCTCGGACAGTGACGGGCGGGCTCGGAAACGTACGACACGTACACAGCAACGAGGAGCAAGTCATGGCGGGCAGCAGCCACGGTCACACCCCGGCCGCCTGGACCGGCGTCACCATCGCCTTCATCGGTTTCTGCGTCTCGGGCGCCTTCGTGGTGATGGCGCAGCCGGTGGGCTTCTGGGCCGGCATGGTGATCGTGGTGCTCGGCGGCGTCGTGGGCGGCGTCATGCGCGCCATGGGCCTCGGCCAGCCCAAGCAGGAGCGCACCCCGCCGCACCGGGCCCCCGCCGCCACCCGCGAGCCCGCCCACGCCGAGGGCTGAGCACCCCGCCGGCCGGCCTCCCCGGCCGGCACCACCGCTTCCCGCCGGGGGCGGTCCGCACGCCGTCCGGCGCGGGCCGCCCCCCGCGCGCGTGCGGCGCGGGCCGCCCCCCCGCGCGCGTGCGGCTGCCGCGGGGCACAATGCCCGCGTGAACGCCGACAGCCGCACCGCCCCGCGCGCCGCCACGCCCCCGGCCCTCCGGGAGCGCCTCGCCGTCCCGGCCGCCCTCCTCGCGGCCGTCGCCGGCGCCTTCGCCTACGTCGGCGCCGTGGACCCCAACCGGCCCGGTCACTACCCGGTGTGCCCCCTGTACCGGCTCACCGGCCTGTACTGCCCCGGCTGCGGCGGACTGCGCAGCGCGCACGCCCTCGTCCACGGCGATCTCCTCGGCGCCCTGCGGGACAACGCGGCGGGCGTGGCCGCCTACGCCGGTTTCGCGGTGCTGTGGACCGTCTGGGTGGTCCGCGCGGTGCGCGGCCGGCCGGTGCGCCTCGAAGCCGGGCGGACGCAGATGTGGGTCGTCGGGGTGTCCCTGCTGGTCTTCACCGTCGTCCGGAACTCGCCGGCCGGCAGCTGGCTGCATCCCTGAGCGGTCCCGCGGCGTCCGGGCCGCGGGACGGGTGCGGGCCGGATGCAGAGCCTTCGTGGTGCTGCGGATACCATTCAGTGACCACAGGTTCTCGACACCCGAAGGAACCACCGTCTGGAAGGGGGCCGCTCGCGTGAGTGTGCTCGACGAGATCATCGACGGAGTCCGTGCCGACCTCGCGGAGCGGCAGGCACGCGTCAGCCTCGACGAGCTCAAGGAACGTGCGGCCAAGGCCCCCGCCGCCAAGGACGGGGCGGCCGCGCTCAAGGGCGACGGCGTGAAGGTGATCTGCGAGGTCAAGCGCTCCAGCCCCTCCAAGGGCGCGCTGGCCGCGATCGCCGACCCGGCCGGGCTCGCCGCCGACTACGAGGCGGGCGGCGCCGCCGTCATCTCCGTCCTCACCGAGCAGCGCCGCTTCGGCGGTTCGCTCGCCGACCTGGAGGCCGTCCGGGCGCGCGTGGACATCCCGATCCTGCGCAAGGACTTCATCGTCACGTCGTACCAGCTGTGGGAGGCCCGTGCGTACGGCGCCGACCTCGCGCTGCTCATCGTGGCCGCCCTGGACCAGCCCGCCCTGGAGTCGCTGATCGAGCGGGCCGTGTCCATCGGCCTCACCCCGCTGGTCGAGGTGCACGACGAGGACGAGGTCGAGCGGGCCGTGGACGCGGGCGCCCGGGTCATCGGCGTCAACGCGCG
This is a stretch of genomic DNA from Streptomyces sp. TG1A-8. It encodes these proteins:
- the hisB gene encoding imidazoleglycerol-phosphate dehydratase HisB; its protein translation is MSRVGRVERTTKETSVLVEIGLDGTGRTDIATGVGFWDHMLDQLGRHGLFDLTVKTDGDLHIDSHHTIEDTALALGAAFRQALGDKVGIYRFGNCTVPLDESLAQVTVDLSGRPYLVHTEPENMAPMIGEYDTTMTRHVLESFVAQAQIALHVHVPYGRNAHHIVECQFKALARALRYASERDPRAAGILPSTKGAL
- the hisH gene encoding imidazole glycerol phosphate synthase subunit HisH, whose product is MELSTAPKKVVVFDYGFGNVRSAERALARVGADVEITRDFDTAMNADGLLVPGVGAFAACMRGLRAARGDWLVDRRLAGGRPVMGICVGMQILFARGIEHGEEAEGLDEWPGTVGPLQAGVVPHMGWNTVDAPAGSRLFAGLDADARFYFVHSYAVHDWSLESHNPVIEAPRVTWSTHGKPFVAAVENGALWATQFHPEKSGDAGAQLLTNWIGTL
- the hisF gene encoding imidazole glycerol phosphate synthase subunit HisF yields the protein MTLAVRVIPCLDVDGGRVVKGVNFQNLRDAGDPVEMAKVYDAEGADELTFLDITASSGDRETTYDVVRRTAEQVFIPLTVGGGVRTAGDVDKLLRAGADKVGVNTAAIARPELIREIAERFGSQVLVLSVDARRTESGSFEVTTHGGRRGTGIDAVEWAHRAAELGAGEILLNSMDADGTKDGYDLEMIAAVRKHVTVPVIASGGAGGLGDFPPAVEAGADAVLAASVFHFGDLCIGEVKQTLREAGHPVR
- the hisD gene encoding histidinol dehydrogenase, with the protein product MISRIDLRGDALPEGPALRDLLPRADFDVQAALEKVRPICEAVRHRGDAALIDFAERFDGVRLESVRVPAEALADALRALDPDVRAALEESVRRARLVHRAQRRTAHTTQVVPGGSVTEKWVPVDRVGLYAPGGRSVYPSSVIMNAVPAQEAGVASIALASPPQAEFGGLPHPTILAACALLGVDEVYAAGGATAVAMFAYGTESCPPATMVTGPGNIWVAAAKRFFTGRIGIDAEAGPTEIAILADHTADPVHVASDLISQAEHDPLAAAVLVTDSTELADAVEKELEPQVVATRHVEDRIRPALAGRQSAIVLVDGVEEGLRVVDAYGAEHLEIQTADAAGVADRVRNAGAIFIGPWAPVSLGDYAAGSNHVLPTGGCACHSSGLSVQSFLRGIHVVDYTKDALAEVAHHVVTLAEAEDLPAHGAAIKARFDWKVPEGK
- a CDS encoding RidA family protein, yielding MSDVRRVRSGAPWEEEFGYCRAVELPNGLVLVSGCTSVVDGQIAGGGPYEQAVNSFNVALAALEQVGLGREDVVRTRMYITHARDVEEVGRAHKELFDSVRPAASMIIVSGFVDPSLVVEVEVEAYRGGPA
- the priA gene encoding bifunctional 1-(5-phosphoribosyl)-5-((5-phosphoribosylamino)methylideneamino)imidazole-4-carboxamide isomerase/phosphoribosylanthranilate isomerase PriA is translated as MAKLELLPAVDVRDGQAVRLVHGESGTETSYGSPLEAALAWQRSGAEWLHLVDLDAAFGTGDNRDLIAEVTGAMDIKVELSGGIRDDDTLAAALATGCTRVNLGTAALETPEWVAGVIAEHGDRIAVGLDVRGTTLRGRGWTRDGGDLYETLERLDKEGCARYVVTDIAKDGTLQGPNLELLRNVCAATDRPVVASGGVSSLDDLRAIAELVPLGVEGSIVGKALYAKAFTLEEALEAVAK
- a CDS encoding histidinol-phosphate transaminase, encoding MTGIDELPVRDELRGKSPYGAPQLDVPVRLNTNENPYPLPEPLVDRIAERVRRAARDLNRYPDRDAVQLRTELAGYLTRTGGHPLGVGNVWAANGSNEVIQQLLQAFGGPGRTAIGFEPSYSMHALIARGTGTGWLSGPRNEDFTIDLAAAERAIAEHRPDVVFITTPNNPTGNAVPPGTVLALYDAAQAAKPSMVIVDEAYVEFSHGDSLLPLLAGRPHLVVSRTMSKAFGAAGLRLGYLAADPAVVDAVQLVRLPYHLSSITQATALAALEHTDTLLAYVEQLKAERDRLVAELRAIGYEVTESDANFVQFGRFADAHDAWRRILDRGVLVRDNGVPGRLRVSAGTPEENDAFLDAVNQLKKELEA